The following proteins come from a genomic window of Rissa tridactyla isolate bRisTri1 chromosome 11, bRisTri1.patW.cur.20221130, whole genome shotgun sequence:
- the NEUROG1 gene encoding neurogenin-1, protein MPAEAASSAGGAEAPRERRRRRGRARARTEALLHTLKRSRRVKANDRERNRMHHLNAALDELRSVLPTFPDDTKLTKIETLRFAYNYIWALSETLRLAEQCLPSPPAYRGAAAPPSPGSDAGSWLSSASPSAPSLCASASGPSSPATSEDCPYAPADSLRSFRGLPAATAPPGAPCR, encoded by the coding sequence ATGCCGGCGGAGGCGGCCAGCAGCGCCGGCGGTGCGGAAGCTCCGCGGgagcggaggcggcggcgcggtCGTGCGCGGGCGCGTACCGAAGCGCTGCTGCACACGCTGAAACGCAGCCGGCGGGTGAAGGCCAACGACCGGGAGCGGAACCGCATGCACCACCTCAACGCCGCCCTGGACGAGCTCCGCAGCGTCCTGCCCACCTTCCCCGACGACACCAAGCTCACCAAGATCGAGACCCTGCGCTTCGCTTACAACTACATCTGGGCCCTCTCCGAGACCCTCCGCCTGGCCGAGCAGTGCCTCCCGTCGCCCCCCGCCtaccgcggggccgccgccccccccagccccggcagcgaCGCCGGTTCCTGGCTGTCCAGCGCCTCCCCGTCCGCCCCTTCGCTCTGCGCCTCCGCCTccggccccagcagccccgcCACCTCCGAGGACTGCCCTTACGCGCCCGCCGACAGCCTGCGCAGCTTCCGCGGGctgcccgccgccaccgcccccccgggCGCTCCCTGCCGCTAG